A single genomic interval of Apis cerana isolate GH-2021 linkage group LG14, AcerK_1.0, whole genome shotgun sequence harbors:
- the LOC108000626 gene encoding prostatic acid phosphatase — translation MTFLISNSKTKNHIIKNMNKNLFVIVLTFFIMNLSNAQDMDLGTIVFANVLYRHGDRTPIRPYPNDPYNDESIWPVPYGQLTNIGKDQHLLLGRWIRKRYSYLLNELYSPYDIYIQSTDVDRTLMSAESHLAGLYPPVGKEIWSNIKWIPIPVHTIPTDKDHILAARKYCPKYDYELDKVLNSPEIKKINKENKKLYAYLTEKTGNKISSLRSAEQLYDTLFIENLYNKTLPEWTKSVFPDKLKSIAEKSFTTSAYNKILQRLKSGSLLGEMIDHMEKKSKNALVPDRKIWMYSAHDDTLANMLMTLNLFEPHCPPYTATILIELRINLKNQYFVTIYYKNTSEEPKLLTLPGCITLCPLNQFITLTKDVIPINWEKECTMDWEQFEYNMNTPAVIVILTSSILMLLLLVLFIMGFIYWHYKREHNQYYLRLTTDPI, via the exons atgACGTTTCTTATTAGTAATTCGAAAACGAAAAaccatataattaaaaatatgaataaaaatttgtttgtcatcgttttaacattttttattatgaatctaTCAAACGCTCAAGATATGGATTTGGGAACTATTGTTTTTGCAAATGTT TTATATAGACATGGAGATAGAACACCTATAAGACCTTATCCAAATGATCCTTATAATGATGAAAGTATATGGCCAGTTCCATATGGTCAATTGACAAAT attggaAAGGATCAACATTTATTACTTGGTCGTTGGATTCGTAAACgctattcatatttattaaatgaattatattctccatatgatatttatattcaaagtaCTGATGTAGATCGTACTTTAATGTCAGCAGAATCACATCTTGCGGGTTTATATCCACCAGTTGGTAAAGAAATATGGAGTAATATTAAATGGATACCTATTCCAGTACACACTATTCCAACAGATAAAGATCATATTTTAGCTGCTAGAAAATATTGTCCTAAATATGATTATGAACTGGACAAAGTTCTTAATTCtccagaaataaaaaaaataaataaagaaaataaaaaattatatgcatatttgaCAGAAAAAACAGGAAATAAGATTTCATCTCTAAGATCTGCTGAACAACTTTATGATACCCTATTTATTgag aatctttataataaaacattgccAGAATGGACAAAATCAGTATTTCCAGATAAACTTAAATCTATTGCtgaaaaaagttttacaaCTAGTgcctataataaaattcttcaaagattaaaatcag GATCATTACTTGGAGAAATGATAGAtcatatggaaaaaaaatcaaaaaatgccTTAGTAcctgatagaaaaatatggatGTATAGTGCTCATGATGATACTTTAGCCAATATGTTAATGactttaaatctttttgaaCCACATTGTCCACCATATACtgctacaattttgatagaattaagaataaatttaaaaaatcagtaTTTTGTAACa atatattataaaaatactagtGAAGAACCAAAACTTTTGACACTTCCTGGTTGCATTACATTATGTCccttaaatcaatttattacattaacaaAAGATGTTATACCTATAAATTGGGAAAAAGAATGTACAATGGATTGGGaacaatttgaatataatatgaatacacCAGCAGTTATTG tAATATTGACATCTTCTATACTGATGTTacttttattagttttatttataatgggCTTTATTTATTGGCATTATAAAAGAGAACATAATCAGTATTACCTACGATTAACAACGGATCCcatataa
- the LOC108000706 gene encoding acyl-CoA-binding domain-containing protein 4: MTTEEQFQAAVNVIRNLPKNGAYQPSNEIMLRFYAYYKQATEGPCQQPKPAFWEVVKKAKWDAWTRLGNMSRTEAMNNYVEELKKIVETMSYTDKVANFLDSLDSFCESVPPEDLELLLGPVLERMRSQPGMPLSGSPLASRETSPHRVCNITRHIASSLETSPATSHGTSPPDTDGEEEFIDTVESAPERIQKDTIKTSNVIQKMTNGLNISTEKINELISQKENSSELTNGYTNINGYTESLTENKQERNKQRNKKDEKSNDEFFNQIATTMQNLQRDLDRITTRVRSLEGQTLQALAPSIVHTQPTSYPEWWPLPECSPRLFTILIIWPFITQFLISLIQRYRQRRL; this comes from the exons ATGACGACAGAAGAACAATTTCAAGCGGCTGTTAATGTAATCAGGAATTTGCCaaaaaatg gAGCATACCAACCTAGCAATGAAATTATGCTACGtttttatgcatattataAACAAGCAACAGAAGGACCATGTCAACAACCAAAGCCAGCTTTTTGGGAAGTGGTTAAAAAGGCAAAATGGGATGCTTGGACACGGTTGGGAAATATGAGTAGAACAGAAGCCATGAATAATTAtgtagaagaattaaaaaag ATTGTAGAAACAATGTCTTATACAGACAAAGTAGCTAATTTTTTAGACAGTTTAGATTCATTTTGTGAAAGTGTTCCACCTGAAGATTTGGAACTACTTCTTGGTCCTGTATTAGAACGTATGCGTTCACAACCTGGAATGCCATTATCTGGTTCTCCTTTag caTCAAGGGAAACATCACCACATAGAGTTTGTAATATAACTCGGCATATTGCAAGTAGTTTAGAAACTAGCCCAGCCACTAGCCATGGTACAAGTCCACCTGATACTGATGgtgaagaagaatttatagaTACTGTTGaa tcagCTCCAGAACGAATACAAAAAGATACAATAAAAACCTCTAatgttattcaaaaaatgacTAAtggtttaaatatttctactgaaaaaattaatgaattaatttctcaaaaagaAAACTCTTCAGAGTTAACTAATGGATACACTAATATAAATGGTTATACAGAATCATTAAcagaaaataaacaagaaagaaataaacaacgaaataaaaaagatgaaaaatccaatgatgaattttttaatcaaatagcTACAACTATGCAAAATTTGCAAAGAGATTTAGATCGAATAACAACTAGAGTACGCAGTTTAGAAGGACAAACATTACAGGCATTGGCACCATCAATAGtacat acaCAGCCTACTTCATATCCAGAATGGTGGCCTTTACCAGAATGTTCACCGCGACTATTTACTATCTTAATCATATGGCCGTTTATAAcacaatttttgatttctttaataCAACGTTATCGTCAACGAAGGCTGTGA